The Desulfobacteraceae bacterium DNA segment ATAAAATCGAAGGGTTAACCCGATGACGAATGGAAACAGATACAACAGTGAAATAGACCAGCTGATGTTCTCCAGGTAAGTGACATAGTCATCGGAGTTCTCCCCCCCTGTAATAACCGCCCAGACCGTCAGGCTGAGGGATACCAGCAAAAAAAAGAGAATCCCCAATCTAACCGGCGTTACAAATTTACAGGACGCGATGGCTTTGATCACAGGTTCAGTTTCGTAGACCTGAAAATGAAAGCGTGATTCAGTTGTCATTTTTCCAACTCCCCAATGCGGTGCGCCGTCCAGAGGGCGAAGTTTTGTTTAAACGCAACCCTGCAGTGGTGACACTGGCAACACGGCCGGTGAATAGGCCACGGAACCGTTCTTTGCCTCAAGACGCGGGCGGAAGGTTTTTCCGTTTCATCTCCAGCAGCCCGATTGCCAGGATGTTGGTCAGCAGCAGCAGGCCGATGCCGGTGACGCCGGCCCAGCCGAAGGCCTGGTAGCCGTAGCCGCTGACGGTGATCCCGACCGACCCGCCCAGGTAGTAGAGAGGGCAGGTAATTGAAGAGCACCGAGAAAATCCAGAAGGCGCTGAAGGCAACCGCAAAGATCCGCAGCAGATCGGGGCGCGCGATCAGTGCGAGAAACCCGTCGCCGCGGGCTTCAGCGCCCGCTTCACGCGCCTCGCGCGGCAGCCACAGCAGTGCGGCGAGCGTGGCGGCGGCGCTCAGCAGCGAGGCTGTGACAAAGGCCCAGCGCCAGTCCAGCGGCGGGTGAATCCAGCCGCCCAGCAGGCGGCCCCCCAGACCGCCGGCAACCGTGGCGGCAACGTAGGACCCCATGACCACGTTGAACCGTTCCACCGGCAGGCTGCGGGCCAGGTAAGCGACCAGGCAGGTGGTCATGGTCGGGATAAAGAGGCCCTGGACAAAGCGGAACACGATCAAGAGCGCCATCTGATGGGTGACGGCGCAGAGGAGGCCGAAAAGGGTCAGGACGATACCGCCGACGGCGATCAGCGGTTTGACGGGGAAGCGGTCGGCCAGGCGGCCGAAGGGCAGGTTGGCCAGGGCGATCCCCACGATCACGGCCGAGACGGTGTAGGACGCCTGTTTCTCGTCCATCCCGAACTCCTGCCGGATCACCGGCAAAACGGGCTGCACCAGGTAAATGGCGGTGAAGCTGGCCGAGACCAGGGTTTGCAGGCCAAAGGTGCCAACGGCTGACAATTCCGTAAAAAGGCCAACTTCTGCGTTGCGCTGCATCTCGAAGTCGCTGCGGCCTACAGGTGTATGCCTCACTCCTCGAGATTTGCGCGCCTTGAAATAGGCCATTTTACGAAACTTTTTGGATTTTAACTTACTGGTTCATCAACGGCGCGTGGGGGCATCGTCTTCCTGTGGGGGGCCGCCGCGGGTGCTGTAGGGGCCTTGCCGCCGAAAAGCGGGCGCCCGCAGCCGGCAAGCTGGGTGCCGCACCGGCGGCGCTCAGAACCCCGGCAGTCTGAATTTCAGCGTGACCTCGCCGGTCTCGCGGTCGATCTGCACCATCCGGCCGTCGGCGGCGGTGGGGGTCAGCTTCTGGCCCGTGACCATCTCCAGCAGTCCGCCGACAAACTGCATCCCGGTGTTGAGCACGGCCTCGATCTTTTCGGGCGGCTGGGAGGCCAGGAGATGGGCCCCGCCGTCGAGCTGGGCGGGAGCCCCGGCGTTTGGCGCCGAAGACGCCGACTCGGCCTCCTCGCCGGTGACGTCCAGGGCCTCCCCGGCCTTTCGGAGGGCTTCGGGGTTGAGGAAGTGGGGCGTGTCCTCGGGAATCTCTTCCGGCGCCGCGGCGGGCGGGGCGGACGCCTCCAGGCTATCGCCCAGCATCTCGCGCAGGCGGTTGACCAGCTCGGTGCGTTTTTCGTGGGAGAAGGTCACCAGATCGGCGCCCCCCTCGAAGACCCCTTTGAAGAGGTCGGTCTTGAGTTGAATGCCGGCCAGTATTTTCTCCTCGATGCTCTCCTTGGCCACCAGGTTGATCACGTTGATGCAGCGGCTTTTCTGCCCGATGCGGTTCAC contains these protein-coding regions:
- a CDS encoding MFS transporter — translated: MSAVGTFGLQTLVSASFTAIYLVQPVLPVIRQEFGMDEKQASYTVSAVIVGIALANLPFGRLADRFPVKPLIAVGGIVLTLFGLLCAVTHQMALLIVFRFVQGLFIPTMTTCLVAYLARSLPVERFNVVMGSYVAATVAGGLGGRLLGGWIHPPLDWRWAFVTASLLSAAATLAALLWLPREAREAGAEARGDGFLALIARPDLLRIFAVAFSAFWIFSVLFNYLPSLLPGRVGRDHRQRLRLPGLRLGRRHRHRPAAADQHPGNRAAGDETEKPSARVLRQRTVPWPIHRPCCQCHHCRVAFKQNFALWTAHRIGELEK